The genomic segment GACGGCACGGCCGTGACCGTCGCCGGCTGGCCCGAGGACACGGCCCCCGAGACCGTCCCGCCCGCAGTCAGTGCCCTGCCAAGGTTCGGCGTCATGACCGGCCGTCGCACGGCTCCACGCCCCCACCCCGGCAGCCGGCGATGATTCTCGCCTCCACCGTCGTCTCCTCGAACAGCTGGCTCTGGTACGCGACCCGGGCCACCGGTGTCATAGCCCTGATCCTCCTCACCGGCAGCGTGGTCCTCGGTATCGTCGTCCGGGTCCGCGCGGCCTCGCAGCGGTGGCCGAGGCTGGTCACGCTCGGCGTCCACCGCAACCTGTCGCTGCTGGTCCTGGCATTCCTCGGGCTGCACATCCTCACCGCGGTCGTCGACAGCTACGCGCCGGTCGGGTGGCTGTCGGTCGTCGTCCCGTTCGCCTCGTCGTACCGGCCGCTGTGGCTCGGCTTCGGGACCGTCGCGTTCGACCTGCTGATCGCGGTGACGGTCACCAGCCTGCTGCGCACGCGAATCAGTGCCCGGTTATGGCGGCTGGTGCACTGGACCGCCTACGCGTGCTGGCCGTCGGCCGTCATCCACAGCCTGGGGACGGGATCGGACACGAAGCAGCCGTTCACCCTCGGCGTGACCATTGCCTGCGTAGTGGCAGTGATTGCCGCAGGTGTTTGGCGGCTGGCGTCCGGCTGGCCCGAGCACGCCACTGCCCGGCTGGCCGCCGGTGCGACCGGGGCGGCGCTGGTGATCGGCGTCGCCGTCTGGACGATCCTGGGTCCGCTGCGCCCCGGCTGGGCCGCGCGATCCGGTACTCCGGCCGTGCTTCTGGCCCGGGTGCAGGCGCCCGCCGACGACGCGTCGGCGCAGACATCCTCTCAGCTCCCTGCTTTGCCCTTCACGACCGCCATCACCGGAACCTCCACCACCGCCTCCGCGGATTCCGGCACGACGACCGTCACGCTCAGCGGCCAGGGCTCTGATTCGGTCGCGTTCCAGCTCGCCATCAGCGGTCCGGCAGCCTCCGGGGGAGGAGTGCAGATGACCAGCAGCCAGGTCTCCTTCGGCCCCGCGTCGAACACGCGCCAGTACACCGGACATGTGGCGTCGCTGAACGGGAGCGCCATCGTGGCGACCGTGACGGACAGCTCCGGTTCCACCGTCACACTCAGCTTCAACGTCTCCCTGTCCGGCTCCGCGCTCAGCGGCTCGCTGACAGCGAGCTTGGCGTGAGCACCGCACAGCGCGTCACGCGCGTCACACGCCTCACGGCGACCGGCGCCGGCTACGCCGACCTGGCGGCGCACGTCCGGTGCCACGGCCCGCTCCCCGCCGTCGACGCCGCGCACATCATCGACGTCGTCGAGCGCTCGGGCCTCACCGGACGCGGCGGCGCGGCGTTCCCGACCGGCCGGAAGCTGCGGACCGTGGCCGGGAACGCGCGGCGGTCGGGAGCGATCCTGATCGCGAACGGGTGCGAAGGCGAGCCGGCGAGCGGCAAGGATCACAGCCTGCTGATGAACGCGCCGCACCTGGTCCTCGACGGCATCGTGCTCGGCGCGCGAGCGGTCGGTGCTGAGCATGCGTATCTGTGTGTCCACGAGGGCCAGGACGACGTTCTCAGCACCTTGCGACGCGCGCAGTCCGAACGTCGAGCGGCAGCGCTGCCGGACGTGGACATCACGGTCGTCGAGGTCCCGAACCGGTACGTCGCCAGCGAAGAGAGCTCGCTCGTTCACCTGCTCAACGGCGGCCCGGCATTGCCGCTGTCCACACCGCCGCGTCCTTTCGAGCGCGGGGTACGAGGGCGACCGACCTTGGTCGACAACGTCGAGACCCTGGCCCACCTCGCCTTGGCCTCCCGGCACGGCGCGGACTGGTTCCGCCAGGCCGGTACGCCGGACGCCCCGGGAACCGCGCTGGTCACTATCGGCGGAGCCGTCGCGGCACCTGGCGTGTACGAGGTCGAACTCGGTCTCTCCGGCGCCGACCTGCTGGCGGTCGCCGGCGGGCCCTTTGAACCGCTGGGCGCGGTCCTCGCCGGCGGCTACTTCGGTGCTTGGCTGCGTGCCGATCGCTTTGCCACGGCGCCGATCACGCCGCTCGGACTGCAAGGCGCCGGTGCCGCGATGGGCGCCGGGATCTTCCTCGCGCTGCCGGCGGCGTCGTGCGGTCTGGCGGAGACCGCGAGGGTGGCCAGGTACCTGGCGGACCAGAGCGCCGGCCAGTGCGGGCCGTGCCTCAACGGCCTTCCCGCACTGGCTGACGCCCTGGCCGCGCTCGCGCTTCGCGGCGGCGGCAAGGCCTCAGGGACCATCACTTCCCTGTCGCCCTACGTCGCCGGCCGCGGCGCGTGCCGTCATCCCGATGGCGCGGTCAGACTGATCAACAGTGCCCTGACGACGTTCGCGGACGACGCGCGTTCCCATGCCCAGCGCGGACCGTGCCAAGGCCTGCGCCGTACGCCGATCCTCCCGATCCCGGTGAAGGTGTGACATGCTCAGACGCCACCATGACCGCACCCTGCGCGTGGACCCGATCACGTGCGAGGGCCACGCCCTGTGCATCGAAGCCTTCCCCGAGATGATCACGGCCGATCCGTGGAACTATCCCGTTCTCAATCCCCATCCCATTCCGGACCATCTGCTCCGGCACGCCGAGCACGCGGTGAAGGTGTGTCCGGTGCTGGCGCTGCGGATCGTGACGAGCTCGCGAGACTCCGCGTAGCCGATTCGACCTAGCGATTCGACGTAGCCGATTCCTCGCTGCTCGCTCGCGAATTCCTGCTGCTACGCGGGCTTCCCGGCCTCGATCCAGTGCTCGAAGACGTCCGTCTTCTCCGCCGGCCAGGCGCCGTCGCACGGCATCGACCCCTGCCGGAGGCGGTCGAGGATCGCGCCGGCGTGCTCGCTGACGTCCTCGTAGGCCCACAGGTCCAGGACGAAGTTCATCGACTGGCGGTCCAGCGGTCGAAACAGGGGCTTGATATGTGCTTCGAAGCTGAGTGGCTCGTCGGCGGTGGGCAGTGTCATGACGGGTCCTTCCGGGTCGGTCTGGACGGCGAGTGCGGACACTCGGGAGCCGGGGGTGGCGTTGCACACCCACCACCAGCGCGGGACGGGCATGTGCGGCGGCGGGTGCGCGCCCGGCTGGGAGTTCTCCACCGCGATCCGCGAGCCCCACTCGATGTAGGCGACGAAGGCGGCGCGGAACTCGGGGTCGCTGGGCAGGCCGGCCTCGCCGGCGGACTGGATGATGAGCTGGGCCCAGCGGGCGCGCTGTGGTTCGGTGAGCGCGCGGCCCGCGTGCTGGCCGAC from the Catenulispora sp. EB89 genome contains:
- a CDS encoding ferredoxin, whose product is MLRRHHDRTLRVDPITCEGHALCIEAFPEMITADPWNYPVLNPHPIPDHLLRHAEHAVKVCPVLALRIVTSSRDSA
- a CDS encoding NADH-ubiquinone oxidoreductase-F iron-sulfur binding region domain-containing protein, with the protein product MSTAQRVTRVTRLTATGAGYADLAAHVRCHGPLPAVDAAHIIDVVERSGLTGRGGAAFPTGRKLRTVAGNARRSGAILIANGCEGEPASGKDHSLLMNAPHLVLDGIVLGARAVGAEHAYLCVHEGQDDVLSTLRRAQSERRAAALPDVDITVVEVPNRYVASEESSLVHLLNGGPALPLSTPPRPFERGVRGRPTLVDNVETLAHLALASRHGADWFRQAGTPDAPGTALVTIGGAVAAPGVYEVELGLSGADLLAVAGGPFEPLGAVLAGGYFGAWLRADRFATAPITPLGLQGAGAAMGAGIFLALPAASCGLAETARVARYLADQSAGQCGPCLNGLPALADALAALALRGGGKASGTITSLSPYVAGRGACRHPDGAVRLINSALTTFADDARSHAQRGPCQGLRRTPILPIPVKV
- a CDS encoding ferric reductase-like transmembrane domain-containing protein encodes the protein MILASTVVSSNSWLWYATRATGVIALILLTGSVVLGIVVRVRAASQRWPRLVTLGVHRNLSLLVLAFLGLHILTAVVDSYAPVGWLSVVVPFASSYRPLWLGFGTVAFDLLIAVTVTSLLRTRISARLWRLVHWTAYACWPSAVIHSLGTGSDTKQPFTLGVTIACVVAVIAAGVWRLASGWPEHATARLAAGATGAALVIGVAVWTILGPLRPGWAARSGTPAVLLARVQAPADDASAQTSSQLPALPFTTAITGTSTTASADSGTTTVTLSGQGSDSVAFQLAISGPAASGGGVQMTSSQVSFGPASNTRQYTGHVASLNGSAIVATVTDSSGSTVTLSFNVSLSGSALSGSLTASLA